The following coding sequences lie in one Amycolatopsis cihanbeyliensis genomic window:
- a CDS encoding MBL fold metallo-hydrolase — protein MTRTSYRDRLTSPLPGPRELARIMREGGFRGSTAHADRIPVLRTGLPALEPGQASWTWIGHSSYLIRLGGATVLADPVWSRKIPGVPPRLTPPGLAWADLPPVDAVVISHDHYDHLDAPTIRRLPRHTPVLVGMGLGRWFRRRGFTEVSELDWWESAEVAGLRFDFAPAHHWSRRGLLDTCASLWGSWVLTAPDGTRTYHCGDSGYGHWFAEIGERYPSIEVAMMPIGAYDPRWFMRPVHMDPAESVRALDDLGARRLASMHWGTFVLTREPVDAPLERLRTAWAVAGRPEADLWALAVGETRTLRVGG, from the coding sequence ATGACGAGAACGTCCTATCGCGACCGGCTGACCTCCCCGCTTCCCGGGCCGCGCGAGTTGGCCCGGATCATGCGGGAGGGCGGTTTTCGCGGCTCGACCGCGCACGCCGACCGGATACCGGTGCTGCGCACCGGGCTGCCCGCACTCGAACCCGGGCAGGCGAGCTGGACCTGGATCGGGCATTCCAGCTACCTGATCCGGCTGGGTGGTGCGACCGTGCTGGCCGACCCGGTGTGGTCGAGGAAGATCCCGGGAGTGCCCCCTCGGCTCACGCCCCCCGGCCTCGCCTGGGCAGACCTGCCGCCGGTGGACGCGGTGGTGATCAGCCACGATCACTACGACCATCTGGACGCGCCCACGATCCGGCGGCTGCCCCGGCACACTCCGGTGCTGGTGGGCATGGGCCTGGGCCGCTGGTTCCGGCGGCGCGGGTTCACCGAGGTCAGCGAACTGGACTGGTGGGAGTCGGCGGAGGTGGCCGGGCTGCGGTTCGACTTCGCCCCGGCGCATCACTGGAGCAGGCGGGGTCTGCTGGACACTTGTGCCTCGCTCTGGGGAAGCTGGGTGCTCACCGCGCCGGACGGCACCCGCACCTACCACTGCGGCGACTCGGGCTACGGGCACTGGTTCGCCGAGATCGGCGAGCGCTACCCGAGCATCGAGGTCGCGATGATGCCGATCGGGGCCTATGACCCGCGCTGGTTCATGCGCCCGGTGCACATGGACCCCGCCGAATCGGTACGCGCGCTGGACGACCTCGGCGCGCGGCGGCTCGCCTCGATGCACTGGGGCACGTTCGTACTCACCAGGGAACCGGTGGACGCACCACTGGAGCGGCTGCGTACCGCATGGGCGGTGGCCGGCCGCCCGGAAGCGGACCTGTGGGCACTGGCCGTGGGGGAGACCCGCACGCTGCGGGTGGGTGGGTGA
- a CDS encoding TetR/AcrR family transcriptional regulator yields MADHIERTLRLLWSTEDGPKRGPKPGLTVPEVVRAAIDLADAEGLDALSMRRVAERLGIGTMSLYTYVPGKAELLDLMLDAVTGERDTPAVPPTGWRDRVLAWARVDWALYHRHEWVLRLPARHVLGPNTLAAYDAALHALLDTGLTDGEVVALTSAVDGYVRGVARTSVETIQRERGTGIGERRRWTEEHYPVLARHAGMADYPAVGRVHAGGEPPDTFETGLHCLLDGIAARIAARAGH; encoded by the coding sequence ATGGCCGACCACATCGAGCGCACCCTGCGGCTGCTCTGGAGCACCGAGGATGGCCCCAAGCGCGGCCCCAAACCCGGGCTCACCGTGCCCGAGGTCGTGCGTGCCGCGATCGACCTCGCCGACGCCGAGGGCCTCGACGCGCTGTCCATGCGCCGGGTCGCCGAACGGCTGGGCATCGGCACGATGTCGCTCTACACCTACGTGCCGGGCAAGGCGGAACTGCTCGACCTGATGCTGGACGCGGTAACCGGCGAGCGCGACACCCCGGCCGTCCCGCCCACCGGCTGGCGGGACCGGGTGCTGGCCTGGGCCCGCGTCGACTGGGCGCTGTACCACCGGCACGAATGGGTGCTGCGGCTGCCCGCCCGGCACGTGCTCGGCCCGAACACGCTGGCCGCCTACGACGCGGCGCTGCACGCACTGCTGGACACCGGTCTGACCGACGGCGAGGTGGTCGCCCTGACCTCCGCCGTGGACGGCTACGTCCGCGGGGTGGCGCGTACCTCGGTGGAGACGATCCAGCGCGAGCGCGGAACCGGGATCGGCGAGCGGCGACGGTGGACCGAGGAGCACTACCCGGTGCTGGCACGGCACGCCGGCATGGCCGACTACCCGGCCGTGGGCAGGGTGCACGCCGGTGGCGAGCCACCGGACACCTTCGAGACCGGCCTGCACTGCCTGCTCGACGGCATCGCCGCCCGGATCGCGGCGCGGGCCGGCCACTGA
- a CDS encoding SPFH domain-containing protein produces MSTAAIIVVAILALFVIVTVAKAIMVVPQAQSAVIERLGRFRSVASPGLNFLVPFLDKVRARIDLREQVVSFPPQPVITQDNLTVSIDTVVYFQVTDSRAAVYEISNYIVGVEQLTTTTLRNLVGGMSLEDTLTSRDQINGQLRGVLDEATGRWGIRVARVELKAIDPPPSIQDSMEKQMRADREKRAMILTAEGQRESAIKTAEGQKQSQILAAEGSKQAAILAAEAERQSRILRAQGERAARYLQAQGQAKAIEKVFAAIKAGKPTPEVLAYQYLQTLPQMAQGDANKVWLVPSDYGKSLEGFARALGAPGEDGVFRYEPPKDDQAERPQLDDDEVASWFDTTTDPKVAEAVREAEAVARQEVPGPLNTGPGTARPVPSALSSLRGGADDEGGGETGPPPLPKRSPEAPAPEFQRRTQEGLPEGGQPPAPPASPAGPQGGPYPPQGGPYQQPPHGGPPRQQ; encoded by the coding sequence TTGTCGACCGCAGCGATAATAGTCGTCGCGATACTGGCGCTGTTCGTGATCGTGACGGTCGCGAAGGCGATCATGGTCGTGCCGCAGGCGCAATCGGCCGTGATCGAGCGGCTCGGGCGGTTCCGCAGCGTGGCGTCGCCGGGCCTGAACTTCCTGGTGCCGTTCCTGGACAAGGTCCGAGCCCGGATCGACCTGCGGGAGCAGGTGGTCTCCTTCCCCCCGCAGCCGGTGATCACCCAGGACAACCTGACGGTGTCGATCGATACGGTCGTGTACTTCCAGGTGACCGATTCGCGGGCCGCGGTGTACGAGATCTCCAACTACATCGTGGGCGTCGAACAGCTGACCACCACCACGCTACGTAACCTGGTCGGTGGGATGAGCCTGGAGGACACTCTCACCTCCCGTGACCAGATCAACGGCCAGCTGCGCGGCGTGCTGGACGAGGCGACCGGTCGCTGGGGTATCCGGGTGGCCAGGGTCGAGCTGAAGGCGATCGACCCTCCGCCGTCCATTCAGGACTCCATGGAGAAGCAGATGCGCGCCGACCGGGAGAAGCGCGCGATGATCCTCACCGCGGAAGGCCAGCGGGAGTCGGCGATCAAGACGGCCGAGGGGCAGAAGCAGAGCCAGATCCTGGCGGCCGAGGGTTCCAAGCAGGCGGCGATCCTGGCCGCCGAGGCCGAGCGGCAGTCCCGCATCCTGCGGGCCCAGGGTGAACGGGCCGCCCGCTACCTGCAGGCGCAGGGGCAGGCGAAGGCGATCGAGAAGGTGTTCGCCGCGATCAAGGCGGGCAAGCCGACCCCGGAGGTGTTGGCCTACCAGTACCTGCAGACCCTGCCGCAGATGGCGCAGGGCGACGCGAACAAGGTCTGGCTGGTGCCCAGCGACTACGGCAAGTCGCTGGAAGGGTTCGCCCGCGCCCTCGGTGCCCCCGGCGAGGACGGCGTCTTCCGCTACGAGCCGCCCAAGGACGACCAGGCGGAGCGCCCGCAACTGGACGACGACGAGGTCGCGAGCTGGTTCGACACCACAACCGATCCGAAGGTCGCCGAGGCGGTGCGCGAGGCGGAGGCCGTCGCCCGGCAGGAGGTTCCCGGCCCGCTCAACACCGGGCCCGGGACCGCGCGCCCGGTCCCCTCGGCGCTGTCCAGCCTGCGTGGCGGGGCCGACGACGAGGGCGGGGGCGAAACCGGCCCGCCGCCGCTGCCGAAGCGGTCACCGGAAGCCCCGGCGCCGGAGTTCCAGCGCCGTACCCAGGAGGGCCTGCCGGAGGGAGGCCAGCCACCCGCGCCCCCGGCGTCGCCGGCCGGGCCGCAGGGCGGGCCCTACCCGCCCCAGGGTGGTCCGTACCAGCAGCCTCCCCATGGCGGCCCGCCGCGACAGCAGTAG
- a CDS encoding DUF899 domain-containing protein: MTTTPDDPTTAPPGRPPVVDLATWQAARDELLVREKAHTREGDALAAARRRLPMVELDGTVEVVGPEGPVPFLDLFQGRDELVVYKHMWYDGAPHQGQCEGCTTTAWHLKDAVYLNARGVSFAILTTGRWDEVSSYVEFMGFTQPWYSVRDVDAPVGGSMGYLTCFLRDGDRVFLTYSTTGRGNERVNGSLGLLDMTPYGRGESWEDNPEGRPEGRGPCWSWRSDADGNATWGPTSRPVPQWTRPGVTPVETLGRHDQHH, from the coding sequence ATGACGACCACACCGGACGACCCCACCACCGCGCCGCCGGGCCGCCCGCCCGTGGTCGACCTGGCCACCTGGCAGGCCGCCCGGGACGAGCTTCTGGTCCGCGAGAAGGCCCACACCCGCGAGGGCGACGCCCTCGCCGCGGCCCGCCGCCGGCTGCCGATGGTGGAGCTCGACGGGACGGTCGAGGTCGTCGGACCTGAAGGCCCGGTCCCGTTCCTGGACCTGTTCCAGGGCCGCGACGAGCTCGTGGTCTACAAGCACATGTGGTACGACGGCGCGCCGCACCAGGGGCAGTGCGAGGGCTGCACCACCACGGCCTGGCACCTGAAGGACGCCGTCTACCTCAACGCCCGCGGCGTCTCGTTCGCCATTCTGACCACGGGCCGGTGGGACGAGGTGTCCTCCTACGTCGAGTTCATGGGCTTCACCCAGCCCTGGTACTCGGTGCGCGACGTGGACGCGCCGGTCGGCGGCAGCATGGGTTACCTCACTTGCTTCCTGCGCGACGGCGACCGCGTGTTCCTCACCTACTCCACGACGGGCCGTGGGAACGAGCGGGTCAACGGGTCCTTGGGCCTGCTCGACATGACACCCTACGGCCGCGGCGAATCGTGGGAGGACAATCCCGAGGGCCGGCCCGAGGGGCGCGGCCCGTGCTGGTCCTGGCGCTCGGACGCCGACGGGAACGCCACCTGGGGCCCGACCAGCCGCCCCGTGCCGCAGTGGACCCGCCCCGGCGTGACCCCCGTGGAGACCCTCGGCCGGCACGACCAGCACCACTGA
- a CDS encoding YciI family protein, with translation MRFMVLVKATEQSEAGVLPSAEMLAAMGKYNEELVQAGVLLAGEGLHPSSKGARVRFSGSDRTVLDGPFAETKELVAGFWLIEVKSLEEAIEWVRRCPSPHEGESEIEIRQVFEADDFGEEFTPEMREREERLREQTAAQRKE, from the coding sequence ATGCGATTCATGGTGCTGGTCAAGGCCACCGAGCAGTCCGAAGCGGGCGTGCTGCCCAGCGCGGAGATGCTCGCCGCGATGGGCAAGTACAACGAGGAGCTGGTGCAGGCGGGCGTGCTGCTCGCGGGTGAGGGGCTGCACCCGAGTTCGAAGGGGGCGCGGGTCAGGTTCTCCGGCTCGGACCGAACCGTCCTGGACGGACCGTTCGCCGAGACCAAAGAGCTGGTCGCGGGCTTCTGGCTGATCGAGGTCAAGTCCCTCGAGGAGGCGATCGAATGGGTCCGACGCTGCCCCAGTCCGCACGAGGGCGAGTCCGAGATCGAGATCCGGCAGGTGTTCGAAGCCGACGACTTCGGCGAGGAGTTCACCCCCGAGATGCGGGAGAGGGAGGAGCGCCTCCGCGAGCAGACGGCAGCCCAGCGGAAGGAGTGA
- a CDS encoding RNA polymerase sigma factor has translation MGERAAGSPIPEKLPVASVEAVFREEHGRLLAALVRRFGDLDLAEEVTSEAIEAALEHWPVDGVPPRPGAWLMTTARRKAVDRLRRDRTFAARLAVLRVEAERSEPVPAAEVEGGLPDERLQLFFTCAHPALPAEDRGALMLRCLAGLGTPEVARAFLVPAATMAKRIVRAKKKIQQARIPFRVPDAGELPDRLPGVLQAVYSIFTEGYAASSGPDLQRLDLAEEAIRLARILRRLLPEEREVAGLLGLMLLIHARREARTGPDGELVLLDEQDRGRWDRTMIEEGLRLVPVALTGGQPGPYGVQAAIAALHDEAADLATTDWPQVVALYDVLLALEPSPVVALNRAAAVAMRDGPEAGLALLDELAEEPRLRGYSPYSTARADLLSRLDRHAEAAAAYREALELAGTEPERAHLRRRLAALDQPGS, from the coding sequence ATGGGCGAGCGAGCGGCCGGCAGCCCGATACCGGAGAAACTGCCGGTGGCCTCGGTGGAGGCGGTGTTCCGCGAGGAGCACGGCCGGCTGCTGGCCGCGCTCGTCCGTCGCTTCGGGGACCTCGACCTTGCCGAGGAGGTGACCTCCGAGGCGATCGAGGCGGCGCTGGAGCATTGGCCGGTGGACGGCGTGCCACCCCGGCCAGGGGCGTGGCTGATGACCACGGCACGGCGCAAGGCGGTGGACCGGCTGCGCCGCGACCGGACCTTCGCCGCGCGGCTGGCCGTACTGCGGGTGGAGGCGGAGCGGTCCGAGCCGGTCCCCGCCGCGGAGGTGGAGGGCGGGCTGCCGGACGAGCGGTTGCAGTTGTTCTTCACCTGCGCCCATCCGGCGTTGCCTGCCGAGGACCGCGGGGCGCTGATGCTGCGCTGCCTGGCCGGGCTGGGCACGCCCGAGGTGGCACGGGCCTTCCTGGTTCCGGCCGCGACCATGGCCAAACGGATCGTGCGGGCGAAGAAGAAGATCCAGCAGGCTCGGATCCCGTTCCGGGTGCCGGACGCGGGGGAGCTGCCGGACCGGTTGCCGGGGGTGCTGCAGGCGGTGTACTCGATTTTCACCGAGGGCTACGCGGCCAGCTCGGGCCCGGACCTGCAGCGGCTCGACCTTGCGGAGGAGGCCATCCGGCTGGCCCGGATCCTGCGGCGGCTGCTTCCGGAGGAACGGGAGGTCGCCGGGTTGCTCGGGCTGATGCTGCTGATCCACGCCCGGCGCGAGGCCCGCACGGGCCCGGACGGTGAGTTGGTGCTGCTGGACGAGCAGGACCGTGGCCGGTGGGACCGCACCATGATCGAGGAAGGGCTGCGCCTGGTGCCGGTCGCGCTGACCGGCGGGCAGCCGGGTCCGTACGGGGTGCAGGCCGCGATCGCCGCCCTGCACGACGAGGCCGCGGACCTGGCCACCACGGACTGGCCGCAGGTCGTGGCGCTCTACGACGTGCTGCTCGCGCTGGAACCGTCCCCGGTCGTCGCGCTGAACCGGGCCGCGGCCGTGGCGATGCGCGACGGCCCGGAAGCCGGGCTGGCGTTGCTCGACGAGTTGGCCGAGGAACCGCGGCTGCGCGGCTATTCCCCTTACTCGACCGCGCGGGCGGACCTGCTGAGCCGGCTCGACCGGCACGCCGAAGCCGCCGCGGCGTACCGCGAAGCCCTGGAGCTGGCCGGAACCGAGCCCGAGCGCGCCCACCTCCGCCGCCGCCTCGCCGCGCTCGACCAGCCCGGCTCATGA
- a CDS encoding NAD(P)H-binding protein, translating to MTILVTGATGNIGRMVVDRLAGSAEPVRALTKNPAKAALPEWAEVHTGFLGQPETLPAALDGVHTVYLAPHFPTVERFAELAREAGVRRVVTLSSILADVPGAAEIDPAGRDFAHLERTIERAGFAWTHLRPGAFMENTLFWVYSIRAEGVVREPHARAAQTPIAMADIAEVAAVVLREDGHAGHAYPLSGPEAITSPEQVRAISAALGREVRFEELTPRQARELWIGQGMAPEDADWLLSDGGDYAEVPVSTVADLTGTPARTFAEWVREHADRFR from the coding sequence ATGACGATCCTGGTGACCGGGGCGACCGGGAACATCGGCCGGATGGTGGTCGACCGGCTGGCCGGGTCCGCGGAGCCGGTACGCGCGCTGACCAAGAACCCGGCGAAGGCCGCGCTGCCGGAGTGGGCCGAGGTGCACACCGGCTTCCTCGGCCAGCCGGAGACCCTGCCCGCCGCGCTGGACGGGGTGCACACCGTGTACCTCGCCCCGCACTTCCCCACCGTCGAGCGGTTCGCCGAACTGGCACGGGAGGCGGGGGTCCGCCGGGTGGTCACGCTGTCCTCGATCCTGGCCGACGTGCCGGGCGCCGCCGAGATCGACCCGGCGGGGCGGGACTTCGCCCACCTGGAGCGGACGATCGAGCGGGCCGGGTTCGCCTGGACCCACCTGCGACCCGGCGCGTTCATGGAGAACACGCTGTTCTGGGTGTACTCGATCCGCGCCGAGGGCGTGGTGCGGGAGCCGCACGCGCGGGCGGCGCAGACCCCGATCGCCATGGCCGACATCGCGGAGGTCGCCGCCGTCGTGTTGCGCGAGGACGGGCACGCCGGGCACGCCTACCCGTTGAGCGGGCCCGAGGCCATCACCTCCCCGGAACAGGTGCGGGCGATTTCCGCCGCGCTCGGGCGGGAGGTCCGGTTCGAGGAACTGACCCCCCGGCAGGCCCGCGAACTGTGGATCGGCCAGGGCATGGCCCCTGAGGACGCGGACTGGCTGCTGTCCGACGGCGGCGACTACGCGGAGGTCCCGGTGTCCACTGTCGCCGACCTCACCGGCACACCCGCGCGCACCTTCGCCGAGTGGGTACGGGAGCACGCCGACCGGTTCCGCTGA
- a CDS encoding YciI family protein, whose amino-acid sequence MKYMLLINAGAVDENGGAADCDVQDWLAYDKEVRDAGIMVSGEQLADLVTATAVRVGEDGKRTVTDGPFAETREVLGGFYVIDVPDLDAALDWAARCPGARGTGSIVVRPVAEFEG is encoded by the coding sequence ATGAAGTACATGTTGCTGATCAACGCCGGTGCGGTCGACGAGAACGGTGGGGCCGCCGACTGCGACGTCCAGGACTGGCTGGCCTACGACAAGGAGGTGCGGGACGCGGGCATCATGGTCTCCGGAGAACAGTTGGCGGACCTGGTCACCGCGACCGCGGTGCGGGTGGGCGAGGACGGGAAGCGGACCGTGACCGACGGCCCGTTCGCGGAAACCCGCGAGGTGCTCGGTGGCTTCTACGTCATCGACGTGCCGGATCTGGACGCCGCCCTGGACTGGGCCGCCCGCTGCCCCGGCGCGCGCGGTACCGGTTCGATCGTGGTGCGGCCGGTCGCCGAGTTCGAGGGCTGA
- a CDS encoding DUF3097 domain-containing protein — MRSRSYRDVLSGPRKRKIPEVPAERGLVVEDQASGFCGAVVRIEHGNAVLEDRHGRHRVFPLSPAGFLLEGKPVTLVPVPATPAPAATTSASGSVRVGGLRARVARDSRIWVEGKHDAELVERVWGHDLRVEGVVVEPLDGVDVLAERIEEFGTGHGRRLGVLVDHLVEGSKESRLVNAIRDENVLVTGHPYVDIWQAVKPASVGIRAWPSVPRDVEWKRGICAALGWGEPYEGWQRVLAGVRSFRDLETPLIGAVERLIDFVTAPDPAEL; from the coding sequence GTGCGATCCCGCTCCTACCGTGACGTGCTCTCCGGTCCCCGCAAGCGCAAGATCCCCGAGGTGCCGGCCGAACGAGGCCTGGTGGTCGAGGACCAGGCGAGCGGATTCTGCGGCGCCGTGGTCCGGATCGAGCACGGGAACGCCGTGCTCGAGGACCGGCACGGCAGGCACCGGGTGTTCCCGCTGTCCCCGGCCGGCTTCCTGCTCGAGGGAAAGCCGGTGACGCTGGTGCCGGTACCGGCCACCCCCGCGCCCGCCGCGACCACCTCGGCCTCCGGATCGGTCCGGGTCGGCGGGCTGCGCGCGAGGGTCGCGCGGGACTCCCGGATCTGGGTCGAGGGCAAGCACGACGCCGAGCTGGTGGAGCGGGTCTGGGGGCACGACCTGCGGGTCGAGGGGGTCGTGGTGGAACCGCTGGACGGCGTGGACGTGCTGGCGGAGCGGATCGAGGAGTTCGGTACCGGCCATGGCAGGCGACTCGGCGTCCTGGTCGACCATCTCGTCGAAGGCAGCAAGGAGTCCCGCTTGGTGAACGCCATCCGGGACGAGAACGTACTGGTCACCGGGCATCCGTACGTGGACATCTGGCAGGCGGTGAAACCGGCTTCGGTCGGCATCCGGGCCTGGCCCTCGGTGCCGAGGGACGTGGAGTGGAAACGTGGCATCTGCGCGGCGCTCGGATGGGGCGAGCCGTACGAGGGCTGGCAGCGGGTGCTGGCCGGGGTGCGCAGTTTCCGGGATCTGGAGACCCCGTTGATCGGCGCGGTTGAACGGCTGATCGACTTCGTCACCGCGCCGGACCCGGCCGAGCTATGA
- a CDS encoding SGNH/GDSL hydrolase family protein, with the protein MTIRFVALGDSFTEGVGDDDPACPNGVRGWADRTAEVLAGQQPELGYANLAIRGRLLRDVLAEQLEPALAMRPDLVTLYAGGNDLMRPRVDLDALAEAYDLAVSRLAATGATVVLFTGVDGVEDPLFRRIRGRAAIHNEHTRVIAARYGALVVDMWAMRQLRDRRMWAADRIHLNANGHTEVAIAVLDTLGVRHALVRPVLGPRAGLAARHRRAANLRWAREHAVPWVGRRLRGESSGDLLRPKRPTLAPVETG; encoded by the coding sequence ATGACGATCCGTTTCGTTGCCCTCGGTGACTCCTTCACCGAAGGGGTCGGCGACGACGACCCCGCCTGTCCCAACGGCGTCCGCGGCTGGGCCGACCGGACCGCCGAGGTGCTCGCCGGGCAACAGCCCGAGCTGGGGTACGCGAACCTCGCCATCCGGGGTCGCCTGCTGCGGGACGTGCTGGCCGAGCAACTCGAACCGGCCCTGGCCATGCGACCGGACCTGGTGACCCTGTACGCGGGCGGCAACGACCTGATGCGCCCCAGGGTGGACCTGGATGCGCTGGCCGAGGCATACGACCTCGCCGTGTCCCGGCTGGCCGCCACCGGTGCCACGGTCGTGCTGTTCACCGGGGTCGACGGGGTGGAGGACCCGCTGTTCCGCCGGATCCGTGGGCGGGCGGCGATCCACAACGAGCACACCAGGGTGATCGCCGCCCGGTACGGTGCACTGGTGGTGGACATGTGGGCCATGCGGCAGTTGCGGGATCGCCGGATGTGGGCGGCCGACCGGATCCATCTCAACGCCAACGGGCACACCGAGGTGGCGATCGCGGTGCTCGACACGCTCGGCGTCCGGCACGCGTTGGTGCGGCCCGTGCTGGGACCGCGGGCCGGTCTCGCCGCCCGGCACCGGCGCGCGGCGAACCTGCGCTGGGCGCGGGAACACGCGGTGCCGTGGGTCGGGCGACGGCTGCGCGGCGAGTCCTCCGGCGACCTGCTCCGCCCGAAGCGGCCCACGCTCGCCCCGGTGGAGACCGGCTGA
- a CDS encoding NfeD family protein, producing the protein MTAALIWLIIGVALIVAEVLSGDFVLLMLGLGALAGAGSAALTGNAFVDVAVFAVASIGLLVLARPALKRRFLSGPGVKTNADALVGANAIVLSTVDTHGGQVKLAGDVWSARSFLEGQVIQPGASVTVVEIAGATAVVSAEP; encoded by the coding sequence ATGACTGCGGCACTCATCTGGCTCATCATCGGGGTCGCGCTGATCGTCGCCGAAGTTCTCTCCGGGGACTTCGTGCTGCTGATGCTCGGCCTCGGTGCACTGGCGGGCGCCGGATCGGCGGCGCTGACCGGCAACGCCTTCGTCGACGTGGCCGTGTTCGCGGTGGCTTCCATCGGCCTGCTGGTGCTCGCCAGGCCCGCGCTCAAGCGCCGGTTCCTTTCCGGGCCGGGAGTGAAGACCAACGCCGACGCGCTGGTCGGAGCGAACGCGATCGTGCTGTCTACAGTGGATACCCACGGCGGGCAGGTCAAGCTCGCCGGGGACGTCTGGTCGGCGCGCAGTTTCCTGGAGGGGCAGGTGATTCAGCCCGGCGCCAGCGTCACCGTCGTGGAGATCGCGGGTGCCACCGCTGTCGTCTCGGCCGAACCGTGA
- a CDS encoding RNA polymerase sigma factor: MAVSDTHRAVEAVWRIESARLIAGLARMVHDIGLAEELAQDALVAALEQWPESGIPDNPGAWLMSIAKRRAIDQFRRRDRFDRKLAELGRDAEARQEQAEPDLDAIEDDIGDDLLRLVFTACHPVLSTEARVALTLRLLGGLSTDEVARAFLVPESTVAQRIVRAKRTLAKKKVPFEVPRGAELARRLSSVLEVIYLIFNEGYSATTGDDWMRPALCEDALRLGRILAELAPWEPEVHGLVALMEIQASRSRARMDASGAPVLLLDQDRARWDQLLIRRGLAALDRAERLGAPGSYTVQAAIAACHARARTPEETDWQRIAGLYDLLGRLAPSPVVELNRAVAVSMAFGPAAALELVDALTAEPALERYHLLPSVRADLLSKLDRHAEAKAEFERAATLTRNERERALLLERAAASAPEPVSS, translated from the coding sequence GTGGCAGTTTCCGACACCCATCGCGCGGTCGAGGCGGTATGGCGGATCGAGTCGGCCCGGCTGATCGCCGGCCTGGCTCGCATGGTGCACGACATCGGTCTGGCCGAGGAACTGGCGCAGGACGCGCTGGTGGCCGCCCTCGAGCAGTGGCCGGAGTCCGGTATCCCGGACAACCCGGGTGCCTGGTTGATGTCCATCGCCAAACGTCGCGCCATCGACCAGTTCCGCCGCAGGGATCGGTTCGACCGGAAGCTGGCGGAACTCGGCCGGGATGCCGAGGCCCGGCAGGAGCAGGCCGAACCGGACCTGGACGCGATCGAGGACGACATCGGCGACGACCTGCTGCGGCTGGTGTTCACCGCCTGCCACCCGGTGCTGTCCACCGAGGCGCGGGTCGCCCTCACCCTGCGGCTGCTCGGTGGGTTGAGCACCGACGAGGTGGCACGGGCCTTCCTGGTCCCCGAGTCGACGGTGGCGCAACGCATCGTGCGGGCCAAGCGAACCCTCGCCAAGAAGAAGGTCCCGTTCGAGGTGCCCCGCGGTGCCGAACTGGCCCGGCGCCTGTCCTCGGTGCTCGAGGTCATTTACCTGATCTTCAACGAGGGCTACTCGGCGACTACCGGCGACGACTGGATGCGACCCGCCCTGTGCGAGGACGCGCTGCGGCTCGGGCGGATCCTCGCCGAACTCGCACCGTGGGAGCCGGAGGTGCACGGCCTCGTCGCCCTGATGGAGATCCAGGCATCCCGCTCGCGCGCCAGGATGGACGCCTCCGGTGCGCCCGTGTTGCTGCTCGACCAGGATCGGGCCCGCTGGGACCAGTTGCTGATCCGCCGCGGGCTGGCCGCGCTGGACCGCGCGGAGCGACTCGGTGCGCCCGGCTCGTACACCGTGCAGGCCGCGATCGCCGCCTGCCATGCCAGGGCACGTACCCCGGAGGAGACGGACTGGCAGCGGATCGCGGGGCTGTACGACCTGCTGGGCCGGCTCGCCCCGTCCCCGGTGGTGGAGCTGAACCGGGCGGTGGCGGTGTCCATGGCGTTCGGCCCCGCGGCGGCGCTGGAACTGGTCGATGCGCTGACCGCGGAACCCGCGCTCGAGCGCTACCACCTGCTGCCGAGCGTGCGCGCCGACCTGCTGAGCAAGCTCGACCGGCACGCCGAGGCGAAGGCGGAGTTCGAACGCGCGGCCACGCTCACCCGCAACGAGCGCGAGCGCGCACTGCTGCTGGAGCGGGCCGCCGCGAGCGCTCCCGAGCCGGTTTCCTCCTGA
- the folK gene encoding 2-amino-4-hydroxy-6-hydroxymethyldihydropteridine diphosphokinase, whose product MSRAVLSIGSNLGDRLHHLRLATTAFREELRAVSPVYETAPWGGVEQDEFLNAVLVVESAESTDRTARDWLAAGQELERRAARERTRRWGPRTLDVDIVHVPGVRSADPGLILPHPRAHQRAFVLLPWLDVEPDAVLPGHGRVADLVAALPATETEGVRRRGDLRL is encoded by the coding sequence ATGAGCCGCGCGGTGCTGTCCATCGGGTCCAACCTCGGCGACCGGCTGCACCACCTGCGCTTGGCGACCACAGCCTTCCGGGAGGAACTGCGTGCCGTCTCACCGGTGTATGAGACCGCACCCTGGGGTGGCGTCGAGCAGGACGAGTTCCTGAACGCCGTGCTGGTGGTGGAGTCCGCCGAATCCACTGACCGGACCGCGCGCGACTGGCTGGCGGCGGGTCAGGAGCTGGAGCGGCGGGCGGCACGCGAACGGACCCGGCGTTGGGGGCCGCGCACGCTGGACGTGGACATCGTGCACGTTCCCGGGGTGCGCAGCGCGGACCCCGGGTTGATCCTGCCGCATCCGCGTGCGCACCAGCGTGCCTTCGTCCTGCTGCCCTGGCTCGATGTCGAGCCGGACGCCGTACTGCCCGGCCACGGCAGGGTGGCCGATCTCGTGGCCGCGCTGCCGGCCACCGAGACCGAGGGCGTGCGCAGGCGGGGCGACCTGCGCCTCTGA